Sequence from the Scyliorhinus torazame isolate Kashiwa2021f chromosome 3, sScyTor2.1, whole genome shotgun sequence genome:
AATCTGGGATGTGGGTGATTGCAGCATTAATGGAGAGAGTTATTATCCATGGGTAAACACCCATTTACCAATGCCTGTGATTTCAAACGGTAAACTGAAGATGCTACATTGTTGAATCACCCTGTTAGCTGTAACAATCTGTTTGATTCGACATTAGGGTTAGAGATCATTTATAACATGTCTACGTCCTCAGACACGGCAAACATCAGAAGTGAGTTTGTGGAACAAAATCCTGGCTAAATGAGTTCATGTTGAGTGAAGTAACTCTTGTGGAAGACAACTGTAAGGAATGTGATTGAAGGTTATATAGATAGGTGGAGGTAGTAATTGTCAAATGCTTTGTGGAAGGAGACGGTCCCCAAACTATTGGGCTCTTGTCCAGTGACGAAACTTTCCCCCATTTCCTGCTCCGAGCTGAATGTAATGTTTTTGGATAGCATTTGAATAGTTCCAGCTGAAGCGGAGACCTGGCGGAGGAGTACTGAGTTAGAATCAGCAGGAATACATTTCCCCCTTAATGCAAAGTTGAAATGTCATTCATGTGTGTGCACTGGCCTCTCGCGTGCTATGAGACTCTGTGACCCTCAGCGGTGGCATCAGCCCGCACTTTTTCCAAACGATGCAGAGAGATAGATATGATAATCCATGACTGCTTGTTAAAGGGTTCGGGGCTGTTGGACTCTTGTGAAGGAATCCTCTCTGATACACATTTGAATATGAGACCTCTATGAAAGTGATCTGCTGGTGAGCTGCCGCTTTTGAGAGCGTTCAGCAGGCAATGCTCCATCTCTAAAAGGAAATGGGTCCGACGCATGTGAAGGAGGAAAATCCTGATAGTGATAAAGAAAAGGGAAGGGGACTCTTGGGGCAGCCCATTTAAAACTGCACTTATTGAGTAAACAAGTCACCTGCAATGGTGGGTGGGTAATGTTGAGATTTCAGCCACAGGCCTTCAGCGGAACTGATGTGAAGGTTTCCTTCTTTCCCAGACGCTGGCCGACAAGCTGAGTGTTTCACAGCCTCTTCCCCGTTTCGCTTCTCCTTCCAGACAGGATCCGGATAATGTCAGGAATGAGAAGCTCCAGTTAATAGGAGAAGGTCCAGGTGCTGAGTCTGCTTCCGGTGGAGTGGAGAAGACTAAAGGGCATTTGACAGAATGTTTTGTTTTATTGTGAAGGGTTTTCACAGGATGGACGAGCAAAGACATTTCCCCTGGCgggagagtcaataatcagtttaaAGTTttcgctgaggggggttggggggaggggaggggagagaaagattGGCACCAACTTGCATTCTGGTGGCATCTGCAGCTCAGACAACACCTCCTCAAGCCATTGAAAGAGATTTGATCGGGCAAAGGTCTTTTTTTTAAATGCGATATAAAAGGAAAATACTGCGGCTGTTGGAGATCGGAACTATAACAGGAAATGTagcaaaaactcagcaggcctggcagcatctgtggggggaGGAGCAGATGTTTCAGGGGCTTTTTTGTGCTTTCCCCGCACAGGCCAAGACCATTATTACATCGTTTGAGGGGAAATGGGATGATTGTTTGAACAAGGCAACGGAGGGAAATAGGGCAGTGGGGCGAGCTTTGGACTGGCACAGCCTGTGGAAGTCGAAAAGTGCCCTCCCAGTTAGGTCAATATTTTGAATTATTGAAGGACAGCTGTTGAAGTTTCCCATTTCAGTTCCCCACCAGCCATGTCCGAAACACCCATGATCATTCGACAGATTTTGCTGCAGAAAAGTGTTCACAGTTTTAAAAGAAAACTCTTGACACGTTCACCACGATAACGAGCATTGTCTCTGTGTCTGGAATCAGGTGAATGGGAAAGGTGGGAGGGTGGCAACATTTCCCTTTCGCTTCTGTTCAACGTACCGTTCAGCCTTGGTGCAAAAACTGGGGGGGGGGTCGTTTTAAAAGTAATAATAATGTCGATGTTGTTCTTCAATGATCCCCTCTGTTACCTTAGAAACTGTGTCAAACTCACATTTATCTGCACGTGCTTTTGCTGCGGGTGTATTTGGCTGTGGGGTCCAGGTGAATAAACCGGGGGATGGATTGGGGTCAGTCTGGGAATATCTGAGAGATGAGGGCAATGCTtccgagagaggagagagagggggtgggggggggggggggagatgtgggctCGCTTCTGACATGGCACTAAACGAGTCTGAGTCAATCATTTCGGAACCGATGGGGAAATGACATTCCGCAGTAGGAAATGGGATAGTAAAGGTTGATATTCTTCTTTAAAAGTCGCCATGCTGTTATCAATATCTGCTGAAATTAAAATCTGAGTCAAGGAAGAGCTTTCAGAAAAAGAAACAGCAATGGTAAAAATAAGTTTAGTTTAGTGTGCACAATAGAACGACCCTTCATGTTAACAGCACTATTAAAACCAATGATACCATTATAATCGTGCAGTAATTAACAGCGCTATTCAGATACTGGTTCAGATCGCTATTCATTTTGAAATGATTGTTAACGGGCTTATTAATTCTATGACTATTATTACTAAATATCTGCTTGTCACTTTCGCGTGTCGATCTACATTAAATGTTCCACATCCAGCAAAAAGACATGGGCGGTTTAATAAGTTGTGGTTTCTGATTTTAAATCCTTTTATTCCTCTTTATTTCTAGTTCTTTGTCCTCCCTTTTCTGTCTCCTCATTTGCCTCCGGATTTTTCATTTTGCCACCTGCCTTTCTCGTCTTAAAAGATGTTTATTTTTCGGAGCTCTCCCTGTTTGCAACAGGCTCTGTCACCCGTTCACTTCCATCTTTCCGAATCCGGGCTGGACACCAATGATCTTGGAAAGCACCTTTTCCACAATGATCTGGTTCTAATCCCACTATTAGTCTGTGCCAGCAGTAATGAGTTAAACCGCTCCGAACCTCTGAATGGTGTACATGAATTTGGTTTAAATAGTCTCACTGCTCGAAGAGTCTCTACATATTTTACATTAACGCTGCCGTAAGCAGCCGGGTTTTAAATATTTCCCCACAATTTGTAAATGATCAGTTTAAGTGTCCGCATTGAGTTTAGTAAGAATTAACTTCCAGTTACAGGTTGCCTCGAGTAAACAAGATAGAAAGTTAACGATTGGGAAGATTTCAAAATGAGAACGTGGTCCAGCCGGCTGGATAAACAGTTATAGCAAAAGGTCATTTCGGCACTGGCTCCGGAGAAaacatcctcaccccccaccccctccccccaacacacatatacacacacatacacacatatacaccacacatatatacacaaatacacacacacatatatgcacacaaatatacacgcacatatatatacacacacatatatacacacatacaacacacatatacgcacacacatatacacatacacatatacacatatgcacacaaatacacacacgcccacacacacacaaatacacccccacacacatagatgtacacacacacatatatacacacccactataccgtaacagcctccccgaacaggcgccggaatgtggcgactaggggctattcacagtaacttcatttgaagcctacttgtgacaataagcgattttcatttcattttcatatacacacatatatacaaatacacacacgcgtatatacacacacatacacacacgtatgCACATACATATGTACACACACGCACTTACATACACACATATGTACACATACATATGTATTTACACGCATATACGCACACATACACTTATACCCATAACACCCACACATAAGCACATATACATACATACAAACACGCCGTCTGAAACCATTGTACTTTGTGATTTTACAGGTGTTAAAGTAACAGACAACCGCTTTATTCGGATCTCTGGTCGACCGCGCTGCCCTCTGAGTAAGAAACAAATGATTGGGCAGAGAGATAAGTGAAAGACACATGAGTCCACGATCCACCTAAACTGGCAAACAATTACCTTCCCAATCGTTAAATCACGCAAGGCTGTTTCATAATCACCCGCACGATTTTACAGCTTGTCATCGATCGCGGTTTAGGCGAACCGACTTTGCCGAGTTGGGCAAAGAGATGCTtgatatatcccccccccccccccgatcgccccccccccccccccccccccaccggaatgTCCCCGAAAGTGCCCAGTTGCtgttacctgtttctctgtttccaatGCTTCAATTCCTCATCCAATCCGTCACCTTTCAGTAACACGTACTTCCTGGCTATCTCCGTGCTGGGCGCCCAGGACAGCCTCTGTCCCTGCGTTGGAATAGTATTCGTAGCTTTTCCAATATCACTGAAAATGTGTTATGGTTAAAGATCTGTCTAACTCTATCCTCTAGTCACCAACTGAGCTCAGGCGGTGTACTTGTCCGTTCACTAGAAAAGGCTCTGAGCAAATCTGTGTAACATTTTTTTTGGAGACCGAACTTTAACAAAAATACCGCGCACAcgttaaaaaaaaacttgttatGCTCCCAGCCTGGGTTCCACAGTCTATAGAATCGTATAGCAATACCCACCTATAGCATCTTggcatgtgcgtgtgtgtatttacATTATACACTGGCGCAGTATAGACGCCCAACGTAGAAATAAATGGATGTTGCATTTCAGCCAGTGACCTTTATTGTAACATACACTTATATAACAACAGCTACTAAATAATTAACACCAATTGAAGTATTAAAAGGGTTCGGAGCAGAGGAGTGCGAGGTCTGCTAGCATTATGTATATATATTTATGATGTTTACGAAGTTATTCTTGTCCCTGTGTATACAGACTGGGAGAGTGGGCGGCAGAGGCAGCCGGTCAGCCAAACGCTAATGACAGGACCAACGGGGTAAACGCTCGGTACTTTCAACTCTTCAACTCGAGAACAAATCATTTTAGCACCACGCTTGGGGTTAATTTCGTTAAAAGCAAAACTGCAGAGCATTGtgccaaaatatatatatatatatttttaagagCGACGTTACAAAAGACATTTAAGTGTGGAACTAACTGACCATGTCCGGCGTAAGTTGCATTGATTAAAAAATAATGTATACATATTTGCAGGGTTTGTCGACATAGATTAGAAATAATTATTTTTTTGCTAATGTATGCAAATTTCATTTTGATTATTACAATATTAATCGTGCAGTAATCGTGAGAACGTGTTAAAGAAACTGAATTCAATTGAGTATTTCTCGACAGTATGTAAAGCTCCAAAGGTAGGCTCGGTAGCCTGCAGCCTGACGTTAGGGAGTCGGTGAATTTATTAGATACTTGAAAAGACCATTTATCCAGTGTCAGTCAGGGAGTGACGTTAGCAGCTGTGATAATTGCTGTTGGATGGCAGGGCTGAGAGTTCAGAGCTGAAACACTCAGCCTGGGGGCTCCCTGCAGCTCTTAAACTCTCCTGCTCCATCAGAGTCCAGTGCAGCTTCCGCCTGCCGCAGCTTCTGGGATGTGCCTTGCCACGGCGGCCAAATACACCAGGGTTTGCAAACACTCGAGTGGGGTTAAAGCAAGGTGCCGGAGCCACTGCCGCCCAGGCCAGGATGCTCGTGTGACGGGCATTCTGTGTGTTTTTACACAAGGtaatttgtttattttttaaaaactaattgaAAGCGGTGGATGTCAATAGCGTGAGCAGTCGATCGATTGGAATAAAATATGCTCACGAGTTTCCTTCTGTTTGTCTGAGTTCATCAATCTGTTAGCTCATCTGTTAGATGATCCCAATTTGATCATCACACAGGTTCATTTAGTCCAATTTATTTTTTACCCCTCCTGATTTTACTCTTTAATTTCCTCTTATTGTTTCTGAATATATAATGTTCTAGTTCCGCTCGGCATATCTCTCAGTCTGCCcctctttatctctccctctctcccgccctctttcTCAATATCTCGCTAACTCCGGCAACCTTTCGCGTCCAATGTTATCCACGTGGACAGGTCGCCTTTCGCTCCTTGTCACGGTCACTTTGTACCGCTGCGTTTCctgaatccccccaccccctccacttcctgaaTCTCCCCCCACACCTTCGCTTCCTGAATGTCCCCCCACCTCTCCGCTCCCTGAATGTCCCCCCACCCCTTCGCTTCCTGAatgtccccccacccctccgctTCCTGAATGTCCCCCCACCCCTTCGCTTCCTGAATGTCCCCTCCGCCCCTTCGCTTCCTGAATGTCCCCACCACCCCTCCGCTTCCTGACTGTCCCCCCATCCCTTCGCTTCCTGAATGTCCCCCCCGCCCCTTCGCTTCCTGAATGTCCCCACCACCCCTCCGCTTCCTGAATGTCCCCCACCCCTTCGCTTCCTGAatgtccccccacccctccgctTCCTGAATCGCCCCACCACCCCTCCGCTTCCTGAATGTCCCCACCACCCCTCCGCTTCCTCAATGTCCCCACCACCCCTCCGCTTCCTCAATGTCCCCACCACCCCTCCGCTTCCTGAATGTCCCCACCACCCCTCCGCTTCCTCAatgtccccccacccctccgctTCCTGAATCGCCCCACCACCCCTCCGCTTCCTGAATGTCCCCACCACCTCTCCGCTTCCTCAATGGCCCCACCACCCCTCCGCTTCCTGAATGTCTCCCCATGCCATCACCCCTCCGCTTCCTGAATGTCCCCCCACCCCTTCGCTTCCTGaatgtcccccccaccccttcgCTTCCTGAATGTCCCCATCACCCCTCCGCTTCCTGAATGCCCCCCACCCCTTCGCTTCCTGaatgtcccccccaccccttcgCTTCCTGaatgtcccccccaccccttcgCTTCCTGAATGTCCCCACCACCTCTCCGCTTCCTCAATGGCCCCACCACCTCTCCGCTTCCTGAATGTCTCCCCATGCCATCACCCCTCCGCTTCCTGAATGTCCCCCCACCCCTTCGCTTCCTGAATGTCCCCCCACCCCTTCGCTTCCTGAATGTCCCCACCACCCCTCCGCTTCCTGaatgtccccccccaccccttcgctTCCTGAATGTCCCCCACCCCTCCGCTTCCTGAATGTCCCCATCACCCCTTCTTTTCCTGAATGTCCCCATCACCCCTCCGCTTCCTGAATGTCCCCATCACCCCTTCGCTTCCTGAATGTCCCCCATCACTCCTTCGCTTCCTGAATGTCCCCATCACCCCTTCGCTTCCTGAATGTCCCCCATCACCCCTTCGCTTCCTGAATGTCCCCCATCACCCCTTCGCTTCCTGAATGTCCCCCATCACCCCTTCGCTTCCTGAATGTCCCCCATCACCCCTTCGCTTCCTGAATGTCCCCATCACCCCTTCGCTTCCTGAATGTCCCCCCATCACCCCTTCGCTTCCTGAATGTCCCCCCCATCACTCCTTCGCTTCCtgaacgccccccaccccccacccccacccccgcaccaccacccCTTCGCTTCCGGGTGGCGATTATTTGCACGTAtacatttttttatttttgaaaaatCAGCAGTCATCAATTGGAAACGAAGTGAACAAGAGGTGAATTGGAACAAGTTCCTGCCTCTTTGAATTAATTAGAGACTGGGAGGAATCCTGACCCGAGCGAAGATACATTGCCCTGCATACCCCGGCCGTTCCTGTTAACATTACTTTAAAATAAGAGTTTTGCTTCATTCCCGGTTCGGgcaatttataaaacaaaacaaaaaaataggTTCATAGGAATGTTTCCATCTCATTATCAGTTTTTTGACAAGTCGTTCCCATATATTGATTAATCTGCTACTGTACATGAAAACATTTCACAATTTCATTAGCCCTGTGCCCGTATTGAATCAATCTTTTTGTGCTAATATCTAGGAACGAAGGACCTTTACCAACCGCCAGGGTTTGATCGATGGCCTTTTTAAGGTGTATTGTAATATTGATCAGATTGTAAAACGGTAAGCTCTCTTCACTGTTTTAATGTTATTTTTAATACCGCAGGTACGAGGAGGAGCTCTTCCAAATAAACGTCAGACATTATGGATAGTGTCTCTACTCTCCCAGCACCCACTGATGTTGCACGCTCAGTACCGGCAAGTTCCTTTGAACAGGATTCCCTAAGTCAACAGAGATCTTCCCATCTCCCCATGAAGCCCAATCAAGTTGGTCAAGTCATTCTGTACGGAGTGCCCATCGTGTCACTCATCATCGATAACCAGGAGAGGCTGTGTTTGGCACAGATCTCCAATACCCTGCTTAAAAACTACAGCTACAATGAAATCCACAACAGGAGGGTGGCTTTGGGGATCACCTGTGTCCAATGCACCCCGGTCCAGCTGGAGATCCTGCGCAGGGCTGGGGCCATGCCAATATCATCGAGGAGATGTGGGATGATAACCAAGAGAGAGTCCGAGAGACTTTGCAAGTCCTTCCTGGGCGAGAACAAGCCTCCAAAGCTCCCCGACAACTTTGCTTTCGACGTTAGCCACGAATGTGCTTGGGGGAGCAGGGGAAGCTTTATACCTGCCCGTTACAACAGCTCAAGGGCAAAGTGTATTAAGTGCACCTACTGCAGTATGTACTTCTCGCCCAATAAGTTCATCTTCCATTCTCACCGCACGCCAGAGGCTAAGTACACTCAACCCGATGCTGCCAACTTCAATTCATGGAGGAGACACCTAAGGCTGACCGACAAGAGTCCTCCACAAGACCTGGCCTATGCCTGGGAAGATGTGAAAGCTATGTTTAACGGGGGCAGCCGGAAACGTGCCCTGCCTGGGCCCTGCGGCTCTCTGGGTTCAATGAAGGCAGTGAACAGTGTGATCACCCACATGATGGGCCCGGACCTCTCTCACAAGAGGGCCAGGTTCGCCGAGGACGCGGAAGATGGGAGCAGCGCCTCCTCGCGGAAAAACATGCGGAGCTATCCGGTCATCCCGGTCCCGAGCAAAGGATTCGGGATGCTCCAAAAATTCCCCGCGGCCTCCCTGTTTCCCAATCCTTACACATTCCCTGCGTTCGGCCTCTGCCAGAAAAAGGACGATGGCAACTCCCTTGCTGGTGAAGCAAAGCAGAGTGGACTGTCCGGCCTCCTCTGGCCCGGTAGGAAGGATGCCTTTTACCCGCCACTCTGCATGTTCTGGCCACCGAGGGCGGCGAACGGCATCCCGGTGCCAACCTACCTGCAGCCCCAGCCCAGCGCCCTCACATCGGTCGGGGGTGAAACCCCCACTTTGAGGCAAACTTTCCTAGATTTGTCTGACCAAAGCGACGCTGGTGGCCTGGCCACGCCCAGAGACAGCCTGTTTGACAGGGAGAGCCTGAGCAACCCGGGCACCCCCGACCACAGCCTGGCCGCCAGTGGAAGAGTCAAGCTCTTGGACGTGTCCGCCTTCACCGCCAGAAAGCAGAGCTACCTCTCCGCCTTCAGGCCCGTCGTCAAGGACATCGGCAGCATCGCCAAGCTTCATGGCAACGTGGAGGACTTTGGCTCTGAGCGCCACCCCTCCCCGGGTACCAGCAGCAGTTACCATAGCGACAGCGTGGAGAGtgaggaagagcaggaggtggatgTAGAAACCAACAAGCTCTCGGGCGATGGACAGGAGGAGGCAATCTCTGTCGGGCAGTACACCCCGAACAGCCCGCATCCTCAGGATAGCAGCGGATTTAAAGGGAGTAAAGACAAGGCCCATTTCTGCAGCTCCAAGATGGAATCGAGCAAGGCAGAGGGGAAGGAAGATCCAACCATTAATAAGAGGCCCATTCCCTGCGACCCAGCATCATTGGAGCAACCCCCTTACAAAGACGTAAATATCACCTTTCGGCTATTTAGCTAATTATTACATGAATACAGCTTTGGGCTAGGTTAAAGACGGTCATCTCCCTAAAGAAATCAATAATGCAATAATATAGTCTGGAAATTCTATGTCAGAATTTGATTCTGTGTAATATGTGCTTTTTATCTCCATGTATTATTTTGTTTTCCTGGAATTGTATTTATTATACATTGGAGTTGTCTTCGTTCCCATTACACAGCATGGTGCGAGGTTTACAAAGGATGCGTGGACACATTAACAGAGCTGCCTCCCCCTCATTCTCGAGATGTTGTGATATTTCCtatgtatacatatatatatatttatcttCCGACAGGGTCTTAAAAATGGAACCAAAAAGCATTCACTCTATTCTAAAAAAGATGAAGATAGTTTTTCTAGTAAGTACTGAGCCTCTAAGAAACACAAATCAGCTGGATCGATTTCAAAGTGAAAACCCCAAACGAAAATTTAAACGAATACACTTTATATTTGTGGCCCTGTGTTTATCAATTGCCCCGTGTTAATTTGTGGCCCTCCATATCTTTGACTTCTGCTTAGCTGTGACCCAGGGTTTATTTATGTTACTATTCTTAACAGGATGTGAGcgccgctggctaggccagcatttttggtgtccatccctagttgcccttgagaaggtggtgttgagctgccttcttgaaccgctgcagtccctgtggtgtaaatacacccacagtgctgttagggaaag
This genomic interval carries:
- the skor2 gene encoding SKI family transcriptional corepressor 2 isoform X1 gives rise to the protein MDSVSTLPAPTDVARSVPASSFEQDSLSQQRSSHLPMKPNQVGQVILYGVPIVSLIIDNQERLCLAQISNTLLKNYSYNEIHNRRVALGITCVQCTPVQLEILRRAGAMPISSRRCGMITKRESERLCKSFLGENKPPKLPDNFAFDVSHECAWGSRGSFIPARYNSSRAKCIKCTYCSMYFSPNKFIFHSHRTPEAKYTQPDAANFNSWRRHLRLTDKSPPQDLAYAWEDVKAMFNGGSRKRALPGPCGSLGSMKAVNSVITHMMGPDLSHKRARFAEDAEDGSSASSRKNMRSYPVIPVPSKGFGMLQKFPAASLFPNPYTFPAFGLCQKKDDGNSLAGEAKQSGLSGLLWPGRKDAFYPPLCMFWPPRAANGIPVPTYLQPQPSALTSVGGETPTLRQTFLDLSDQSDAGGLATPRDSLFDRESLSNPGTPDHSLAASGRVKLLDVSAFTARKQSYLSAFRPVVKDIGSIAKLHGNVEDFGSERHPSPGTSSSYHSDSVESEEEQEVDVETNKLSGDGQEEAISVGQYTPNSPHPQDSSGFKGSKDKAHFCSSKMESSKAEGKEDPTINKRPIPCDPASLEQPPYKDGLKNGTKKHSLYSKKDEDSFSIDGKQQDCFTEESDSSGVGFWRESGGDHAQESTSPLPVKTDVENMEKEELQKVLLEQIDLRRRLEQEFQALKGSASFTVVNNFQEQMKRELAYREEMVQQLQMIPYAASLMRKERISTQMNKS
- the skor2 gene encoding SKI family transcriptional corepressor 2 isoform X2 — protein: MDSVSTLPAPTDVARSVPASSFEQDSLSQQRSSHLPMKPNQVGQVILYGVPIVSLIIDNQERLCLAQISNTLLKNYSYNEIHNRRVALGITCVQCTPVQLEILRRAGAMPISSRRCGMITKRESERLCKSFLGENKPPKLPDNFAFDVSHECAWGSRGSFIPARYNSSRAKCIKCTYCSMYFSPNKFIFHSHRTPEAKYTQPDAANFNSWRRHLRLTDKSPPQDLAYAWEDVKAMFNGGSRKRALPGPCGSLGSMKAVNSVITHMMGPDLSHKRARFAEDAEDGSSASSRKNMRSYPVIPVPSKGFGMLQKFPAASLFPNPYTFPAFGLCQKKDDGNSLAGEAKQSGLSGLLWPGRKDAFYPPLCMFWPPRAANGIPVPTYLQPQPSALTSVGGETPTLRQTFLDLSDQSDAGGLATPRDSLFDRESLSNPGTPDHSLAASGRVKLLDVSAFTARKQSYLSAFRPVVKDIGSIAKLHGNVEDFGSERHPSPGTSSSYHSDSVESEEEQEVDVETNKLSGDGQEEAISVGQYTPNSPHPQDSSGFKGSKDKAHFCSSKMESSKAEGKEDPTINKRPIPCDPASLEQPPYKDGLKNGTKKHSLYSKKDEDSFSIDGKQQDCFTEESDSSGVGFWRESGEELQKVLLEQIDLRRRLEQEFQALKGSASFTVVNNFQEQMKRELAYREEMVQQLQMIPYAASLMRKERISTQMNKS